In Desulfofundulus kuznetsovii DSM 6115, the following are encoded in one genomic region:
- the spoIIGA gene encoding sigma-E processing peptidase SpoIIGA, which produces MTGYVVYVDQVLAGNLLLNYILLWTAGRLSQVRTTIFRLVLSSALGSVYALFFFVPGFNQLFSLPLKIFFSSLMVVGAFAPLPLNRLLACLVFFYLSSFALGGIWLGFIYFLYSNSDFAAAVNQTLHIIQHYFWPGLLLALATLMGGGRVLALLMQLRLEQQAHRVGLLVEVEGRRVEVCGLVDTGNSLRDPLTGHPVIVVEYTALLTILPPAVRQIIEEAGDSSDPSVLAALAGTGWAARLCLIPFRSVGQEQGMLIGIRPDRVEILQKDGSTGVHQVVVGIYRHTLGSYQALVPPAVVKAA; this is translated from the coding sequence ATGACCGGCTACGTCGTCTATGTGGATCAGGTCCTGGCAGGCAATTTGCTCCTCAATTATATTTTATTATGGACGGCCGGGCGACTATCACAGGTGAGGACAACTATATTCCGGCTGGTCTTATCCAGCGCCCTGGGCAGTGTATACGCTTTGTTCTTTTTTGTCCCGGGATTTAACCAGTTATTCAGTTTGCCTTTGAAAATTTTCTTTTCCTCCTTAATGGTCGTGGGAGCCTTTGCCCCTTTGCCCCTGAACAGACTGCTCGCCTGTCTTGTATTTTTTTATCTGTCGTCTTTTGCCCTGGGAGGCATCTGGCTCGGTTTTATTTATTTTCTTTACTCCAATAGTGATTTCGCCGCCGCCGTAAACCAGACGTTGCACATTATCCAGCATTATTTCTGGCCCGGCCTTTTGCTGGCTCTCGCAACTCTGATGGGGGGAGGACGTGTACTAGCCCTGTTGATGCAGTTACGGTTGGAGCAGCAGGCGCACAGGGTGGGCCTGCTGGTGGAAGTGGAGGGGCGGCGGGTAGAGGTGTGTGGCCTGGTGGATACGGGTAACAGTTTAAGGGATCCCCTTACCGGTCACCCGGTGATTGTCGTGGAGTACACCGCCTTGCTGACCATATTGCCCCCGGCGGTACGGCAAATTATCGAGGAGGCAGGGGATTCCAGCGACCCCTCCGTTCTGGCAGCCCTGGCCGGAACCGGCTGGGCGGCCCGCCTCTGTTTGATTCCCTTCCGCTCCGTAGGCCAGGAGCAGGGGATGCTGATTGGTATTCGTCCGGACAGGGTGGAAATTCTCCAAAAAGACGGCAGTACCGGGGTTCATCAGGTGGTTGTAGGCATTTACAGGCATACGCTGGGAAGTTATCAAGCACTGGTACCCCCGGCAGTGGTCAAAGCGGCCTGA